In Gossypium arboreum isolate Shixiya-1 chromosome 5, ASM2569848v2, whole genome shotgun sequence, a single genomic region encodes these proteins:
- the LOC108453848 gene encoding protein STRUBBELIG-RECEPTOR FAMILY 6-like isoform X2 produces the protein MFSSLNSPQQLTGWTANNGDPCGQPWKGVTCSGQRVTEIKLSNLGLSGSMGYSLQSLTSLKELDLSHNNLAGGIPYNIPLNLTRFNLAYNQFTGSVPYSINQMHSLQYLNLSHNQLQYQLNDMFGPLSSLSTLDLSFNSLTDALPQSFKNLTSMKSMYLQNNQFTGTIDVLANLPLDNLYVSNNHFTGWIPDQLKSIDLQSDGNSWSSGPAPPPPPGTPPATRNNRKHESNGNNSPPDGGSSSSPSGSSSKSGIGGGGIAGIVISILIVGAILAFFLVKRRSRRSSSDVEKPDNQFFAPLASKEVQEIKSIRSSHSSASLDTKSFEIPASINLRPPPVDRHKSFDEDDISVKPVEVKKAVTAPTNVTTYSIADLQMATGSFSFENLLGEGTFGRIYRAQFDDGEVLAVKKIDSTVLSSEMSDEFIEMVSNISQLHHTNVTELVGYCSVHGQHLLVYEFHKNGSLHDFLHISDEFSKPLIWNSRVKIALGTARALEYLHEVCSSSVVHKNIKSANILLDAELNPHLSDSGLATFIPNADQLLNHDDVGSGYCAPEVTMSSQYSLKSDVYSFGVVMLELLTGRKPFDSTRPRLEQSLVRWATPQLHDIDALSKMVDPALKGLYPIKSLSRFADVIALCVQSEPEFRPPMSEVVQALVRLVQRANMSKRTIGTDQGASPRTNNTDEQHDYMS, from the exons ATGTTCAGCAGTTTAAATTCACCACAGCAGCTGACAGGGTGGACTGCTAACAATGGTGATCCATGCGGGCAGCCGTGGAAAGGTGTTACTTGCTCAGGCCAGCGTGTCACTGAAAT TAAACTGTCAAATCTTGGGCTTTCAGGGTCAATGGGTTACAGCCTTCAAAGTTTAACGTCACTGAAGGAACT GGACTTGAGCCATAACAATCTTGCAGGCGGTATACCATATAATATTCCTTTGAACTTGACGCGATT CAATCTTGCATATAATCAATTTACTGGAAGTGTCCCTTATTCCATCAATCAGATGCATTCTCTTCAATATTT AAATCTTAGCCATAACCAGTTACAGTACCAATTAAATGACATGTTTGGACCACTCTCTTCTCTCTCCACACT GGATCTCTCTTTCAATTCTCTAACTGATGCTCTCCCTCAAAGTTTTAAGAATCTTACTAGTATGAAGTCTAT GTACTTGCAAAACAACCAGTTCACTGGCACTATTGATGTCCTTGCCAATCTTCCCCTTGATAATCT GTATGTTTCCAATAACCATTTTACTGGCTGGATACCTGATCAATTGAAAAGTATCGACTTGCA ATCGGACGGTAATTCATGGAGCTCGGGGCCTGCACCCCCACCTCCACCTGGTACCCCTCCAGCCACTAGAAACAACAGAAAGCACGAATCTAACGGCAATAATTCACCACCAGATGGTGGTTCCAGTAGCAGCCCTAGCGGGAGTAGCAGCAAATCAGGGATTGGAGGTGGAGGCATAGCAGGAATAGTTATATCTATCCTCATTGTTGGTGCTATACTAGCATTCTTTCTGGTGAAGAGAAGATCCAGGAGGTCATCCTCAGATGTTGAAAAGCCCGATAATCAATTTTTTGCTCCTCTAGCTTCTAAGGAAGTGCAAG AAATTAAATCCATTCGGTCTTCTCACTCTTCTGCTTCACTTGACACCAAGTCGTTTGAAATACCTGCTTCAATAAACCTTCGACCCCCACCTGTTGACCGTCACAAATCATTTGATGAAGACGACATTTCTGTAAAACCCGTTGAGGTTAAGAAAGCTGTCACAGCTCCCACAAATGTTACGACATATTCAATAGCAGACCTCCAGATGGCTACGGGCAGTTTCAGTTTTGAAAATCTTCTTGGTGAAGGGACTTTTGGACGCATTTATCGAGCTCAATTTGATGATGGCGAG GTTCTTGCCGTGAAGAAAATAGATTCTACAGTGCTTTCCAGTGAAATGTCTGATGAATTTATAGAGATGGTTTCAAATATCTCCCAGCTGCATCACACAAATGTAACAGAGCTGGTTGGCTATTGTTCCGTGCATGGACAGCACCTGCTTGTCTACGAGTTCCACAAAAATGGCTCTCTTCATGACTTCCTGCATATATCAGATGAGTTCAGCAAGCCATTGATTTGGAACTCCCGTGTCAAAATTGCACTGGGGACTGCACGTGCACTAGA GTACCTTCATGAAGTTTGCTCATCGTCTGTCGTTCATAAAAATATCAAGTCAGCCAACATCTTACTTGATGCTGAGCTCAATCCTCACCTTTCAGACTCGGGCTTGGCAACCTTTATTCCCAATGCAGATCAG TTACTGAATCATGATGACGTGGGATCCGGATACTGTGCACCAGAGGTTACTATGTCTAGTCAGTACTCTCTCAAGAGCGATGTTTATAGTTTTGGAGTGGTTATGTTAGAACTTCTCACCGGACGTAAGCCATTTGATAG CACAAGGCCAAGACTAGAGCAGTCTTTGGTTCGATGGGCAACACCTCAGCTCCATGATATCGACGCTCTGTCTAAGATGGTTGACCCGGCACTTAAAGGGCTTTACCCGATTAAATCTCTGTCTCGTTTTGCCGATGTGATTGCTCTTTGTGTCCAG TCGGAACCTGAGTTTCGGCCACCTATGTCGGAAGTGGTTCAAGCATTGGTTCGACTAGTGCAGCGAGCTAACATGAGCAAGAGAACAATAGGGACGGACCAAGGCGCATCTCCACGAACCAACAACACTGATGAACAACATGACTACATGTCTTAA
- the LOC108489927 gene encoding 26S proteasome regulatory subunit 7A produces MAPEPEDEIKDEKNPRPLDEDDIALLKTYGLGPYSTSIKKVEKEIKEMAKKVNDLCGIKESDTGLAAPSQWDLVSDKQMMQEEQPLQVARCTKIINPNTEDAKYVINVKQIAKFVVGLGDKVSPTDIEEGMRVGVDRNKYQIQIPLPPKIDPSVTMMTVEEKPDVTYNDVGGCKEQIEKMREVVELPMLHPEKFVKLGIDPPKGVLCYGPPGTGKTLLARAVANRTDACFIRVIGSELVQKYVGEGARMVRELFQMARSKKACIVFFDEVDAIGGARFDDGVGGDNEVQRTMLEIVNQLDGFDARGNIKVLMATNRPDTLDPALLRPGRLDRKVEFGLPDLESRTQIFKIHTRTMNCERDIRFELLARLCPNSTGADIRSVCTEAGMYAIRARRKTVTEKDFLDAVNKVIKGYQKFSATPKYMVYN; encoded by the exons ATGGCACCAGAACCAGAAGACGAGATCAAGGACGAGAAAAACCCACGACCTCTCGACGAAGATGATATCGCCCTTCTCAAAACCTAT GGATTAGGGCCTTATTCAACCAGCATAAAGAAAGTTGAAAAGGAGATCAAGGAGATGGCAAAGAAAGTAAACGATTTATGTG GCATCAAGGAGTCAGACACTGGGTTAGCTGCACCCAGCCAGTGGGACCTTGTCTCTGACAAGCAAATGATGCAGGAGGAGCAACCACTTCag GTGGCGAGATGCACAAAGATAATTAATCCAAACACAGAAGATGCCAAGTATGTTATCAATGTTAAGCAAATTGCCAAG TTTGTTGTTGGGCTGGGCGACAAAGTTTCCCCCACTGATATAGAAGAAGGCATGCGTGTTGG GGTTGATCGCAATAAATATCAGATACAGATTCCCTTGCCTCCTAAAATTGACCCAAGTGTGACCATGATGACAGTGGAAGAGAAACCAGATGTGACATATAATGATGTTGGTGGATGTAAGGAACAGATTGAAAAGATGCGAGAA GTTGTTGAATTACCCATGCTTCATCCagagaaatttgtgaagcttggAATCGATCCTCCTAAGGGTGTTCTTTGCTATGGTCCTCCTGGAACTGGCAAGACACTTCTTGCTAGAGCTGTTGCAAACAGAACTGATGCTTGCTTCATTCGTGTTATTGGAAGTGAGCTGGTTCAGAAGTATGTTGGTGAAGGAGCTAGAATGGTTCGAGAGTTGTTTCAG ATGGCACGTTCAAAGAAAGCGTGCATTGTGTTCTTTGATGAAGTTGATGCCATCGGGGGTGCACGCTTTGATGATGGTGTGGGGGGAGACAATGAGGTTCAGCGTACTATGCTTGAGATTGTGAACCAGCTTGATGGCTTTGATGCTCGTGGAAACATCAAAGTCCTGATGGCAACAAACAG gcCAGACACACTAGATCCTGCATTATTACGTCCTGGACGTTTGGATCGCAAGGTCGAGTTTGGTCTTCCTGATTTGGAGAGTCGGACACAaatattcaaaattcacacaagAACGATGAATTGTGAGCGTGACATTAGATTTGAGCTTTTAGCCAGGCTGTGTCCTAATTCCACTG GAGCTGACATAAGAAGCGTGTGCACAGAGGCTGGAATGTATGCCATTCGGGCTCGGAGAAAAACTGTGACAGAGAAAGACTTCCTTGATGCTGTGAACAAAGTGATCAAAGGTTATCAAAAGTTCAGTGCAACTCCCAAATACATGGTTTACAATTAA
- the LOC108453848 gene encoding protein STRUBBELIG-RECEPTOR FAMILY 6-like isoform X1 encodes MMKWRKGLVLALFTVCILGFKPRCSDGATDQGDASALGVMFSSLNSPQQLTGWTANNGDPCGQPWKGVTCSGQRVTEIKLSNLGLSGSMGYSLQSLTSLKELDLSHNNLAGGIPYNIPLNLTRFNLAYNQFTGSVPYSINQMHSLQYLNLSHNQLQYQLNDMFGPLSSLSTLDLSFNSLTDALPQSFKNLTSMKSMYLQNNQFTGTIDVLANLPLDNLYVSNNHFTGWIPDQLKSIDLQSDGNSWSSGPAPPPPPGTPPATRNNRKHESNGNNSPPDGGSSSSPSGSSSKSGIGGGGIAGIVISILIVGAILAFFLVKRRSRRSSSDVEKPDNQFFAPLASKEVQEIKSIRSSHSSASLDTKSFEIPASINLRPPPVDRHKSFDEDDISVKPVEVKKAVTAPTNVTTYSIADLQMATGSFSFENLLGEGTFGRIYRAQFDDGEVLAVKKIDSTVLSSEMSDEFIEMVSNISQLHHTNVTELVGYCSVHGQHLLVYEFHKNGSLHDFLHISDEFSKPLIWNSRVKIALGTARALEYLHEVCSSSVVHKNIKSANILLDAELNPHLSDSGLATFIPNADQLLNHDDVGSGYCAPEVTMSSQYSLKSDVYSFGVVMLELLTGRKPFDSTRPRLEQSLVRWATPQLHDIDALSKMVDPALKGLYPIKSLSRFADVIALCVQSEPEFRPPMSEVVQALVRLVQRANMSKRTIGTDQGASPRTNNTDEQHDYMS; translated from the exons ATGATGAAGTGGAGAAAAGGTTTAGTTTTGGCACTGTTTACAGTCTGCATTTTGGGGTTTAAGCCCAGATGTTCCGATGGTGCAACAGATCAAGGAGATG CTTCTGCGCTGGGGGTTATGTTCAGCAGTTTAAATTCACCACAGCAGCTGACAGGGTGGACTGCTAACAATGGTGATCCATGCGGGCAGCCGTGGAAAGGTGTTACTTGCTCAGGCCAGCGTGTCACTGAAAT TAAACTGTCAAATCTTGGGCTTTCAGGGTCAATGGGTTACAGCCTTCAAAGTTTAACGTCACTGAAGGAACT GGACTTGAGCCATAACAATCTTGCAGGCGGTATACCATATAATATTCCTTTGAACTTGACGCGATT CAATCTTGCATATAATCAATTTACTGGAAGTGTCCCTTATTCCATCAATCAGATGCATTCTCTTCAATATTT AAATCTTAGCCATAACCAGTTACAGTACCAATTAAATGACATGTTTGGACCACTCTCTTCTCTCTCCACACT GGATCTCTCTTTCAATTCTCTAACTGATGCTCTCCCTCAAAGTTTTAAGAATCTTACTAGTATGAAGTCTAT GTACTTGCAAAACAACCAGTTCACTGGCACTATTGATGTCCTTGCCAATCTTCCCCTTGATAATCT GTATGTTTCCAATAACCATTTTACTGGCTGGATACCTGATCAATTGAAAAGTATCGACTTGCA ATCGGACGGTAATTCATGGAGCTCGGGGCCTGCACCCCCACCTCCACCTGGTACCCCTCCAGCCACTAGAAACAACAGAAAGCACGAATCTAACGGCAATAATTCACCACCAGATGGTGGTTCCAGTAGCAGCCCTAGCGGGAGTAGCAGCAAATCAGGGATTGGAGGTGGAGGCATAGCAGGAATAGTTATATCTATCCTCATTGTTGGTGCTATACTAGCATTCTTTCTGGTGAAGAGAAGATCCAGGAGGTCATCCTCAGATGTTGAAAAGCCCGATAATCAATTTTTTGCTCCTCTAGCTTCTAAGGAAGTGCAAG AAATTAAATCCATTCGGTCTTCTCACTCTTCTGCTTCACTTGACACCAAGTCGTTTGAAATACCTGCTTCAATAAACCTTCGACCCCCACCTGTTGACCGTCACAAATCATTTGATGAAGACGACATTTCTGTAAAACCCGTTGAGGTTAAGAAAGCTGTCACAGCTCCCACAAATGTTACGACATATTCAATAGCAGACCTCCAGATGGCTACGGGCAGTTTCAGTTTTGAAAATCTTCTTGGTGAAGGGACTTTTGGACGCATTTATCGAGCTCAATTTGATGATGGCGAG GTTCTTGCCGTGAAGAAAATAGATTCTACAGTGCTTTCCAGTGAAATGTCTGATGAATTTATAGAGATGGTTTCAAATATCTCCCAGCTGCATCACACAAATGTAACAGAGCTGGTTGGCTATTGTTCCGTGCATGGACAGCACCTGCTTGTCTACGAGTTCCACAAAAATGGCTCTCTTCATGACTTCCTGCATATATCAGATGAGTTCAGCAAGCCATTGATTTGGAACTCCCGTGTCAAAATTGCACTGGGGACTGCACGTGCACTAGA GTACCTTCATGAAGTTTGCTCATCGTCTGTCGTTCATAAAAATATCAAGTCAGCCAACATCTTACTTGATGCTGAGCTCAATCCTCACCTTTCAGACTCGGGCTTGGCAACCTTTATTCCCAATGCAGATCAG TTACTGAATCATGATGACGTGGGATCCGGATACTGTGCACCAGAGGTTACTATGTCTAGTCAGTACTCTCTCAAGAGCGATGTTTATAGTTTTGGAGTGGTTATGTTAGAACTTCTCACCGGACGTAAGCCATTTGATAG CACAAGGCCAAGACTAGAGCAGTCTTTGGTTCGATGGGCAACACCTCAGCTCCATGATATCGACGCTCTGTCTAAGATGGTTGACCCGGCACTTAAAGGGCTTTACCCGATTAAATCTCTGTCTCGTTTTGCCGATGTGATTGCTCTTTGTGTCCAG TCGGAACCTGAGTTTCGGCCACCTATGTCGGAAGTGGTTCAAGCATTGGTTCGACTAGTGCAGCGAGCTAACATGAGCAAGAGAACAATAGGGACGGACCAAGGCGCATCTCCACGAACCAACAACACTGATGAACAACATGACTACATGTCTTAA